The Marivirga tractuosa DSM 4126 genome contains the following window.
AAATAAATCTTGACCAGTTTCATAGGCGGAAACCTCTGACTTTTTAGTTAGATATTGAGCAAGTGCTTCTTTAACAACCTGAGATTTTGAAAGCCCATTTTGCTCACAGTATTCTGCAAGTTTCTTTTCTTCAGCTGATGTTAGTCGTGTGGTAAGCATCTCTAATTTATCTAGTATTACAAATGTAATACATATTTTTTAATCTGCAAGTTCCAATTTACTTTTTTTAATCAAAAATAATCCAAAGAAAGTAAGTAATCCGTTGACTACCAGTATTTCAAAACCAAATTTATAGCCACTGAACCATATTTCTGAATTGTCATTTATGATATATGAAAGAATAGGTGAAACAACTGCAACGACAGGGACCCATTGATCTTTTAACTGATATTTGGTAATTAAACCAAAGGTGAATAATCCTAAAATAGGTCCGTAAGTATAACCTGCCGCTTTAAAAACAGCAGTAATTACGCTTTGATCATTAATGGCTTTGAATGCTATGATGACCAAAAATAGAATGACTGAAAAGGCCAAGTGTACTCGGATTCGAATTTTCTTTGAAATGGGCTTATCGTCTTGTCCTAAACCGAGGAAATCAACACAAAAAGAAGTAGTTAAAGCTGTAAGGGCTGAATCAGCACTTGAATAAGCTGCAGCAATTATGCCCAAAAGGAAAACTACTCCTGCAATTAAAGGGAAATGCTCTAATGCAAGCAGTGGATATAAATCATCAGTTCTCGTTGGAATAGCAATATTCATTTCACCAGCATAAATATAAAGCAGGGCTCCCATGCTCAGGAACATGAAGTTCACAATCACTAAAACAATACAAAACCAAAACATATTTTTCTGTGCATCTTTCAAAGATCGACAAGTCAGGTTTTTTTGCATCATATCCTGATCTAAGCCTGTCATCACTATGGCAATGAAAGCACCGCTTATAAATTGCTTAAAGAAATTTTGACCGCTTTGCCAATCCCATACAAAAATTTCAGAATAGCCAGAAGCCGAAACTTTTTCTGTTAACTGAAACCATGACATATCCAAAGCATCTTTCATTAAATAGATGCTGATGGCAACTGCCGAAATCATGAAAAGAGTTTGTAGAGTGTCCGTCCAGACAATGGTTTTGATCCCACCACGGAAAGTATAGAGCCAGATTAATGCAATGGTGATCGCAACGGTAACCGAAAAAGGCCAACCATAAGCATCGAAAATAGCTAATTGCAGAACTCCAGCTACTAAAAATAATCTAAAAGAAGATCCTACTATTCGGGATAGTAAAAAGAAAAATGCCCCACTTTTATAGGAGTATTTTCCAAATCTTTGTTCCAGATAAGTATAAATACTGATTAGATTAAGTCGATAATAAAGAGGAAGTAAGACCGTGGCAATCACGAGATATCCCACCAAATAACCCATTACCACTTGAAAATAAGCAAATGCAGTATTGCCTACTTCGCCTGGCACACTTATGAAGGTCACCCCAGAAAGAGAAGCTCCGATCATCCCAAATGCCACCAAATACCAAGGCGATTGTCTGTTGGCGGTGAAAAATGTAAGATTGTCATTTTTACGCGAAGTAAGATAGGAAATCCCCATTAAAACCAAGAAGTAAACGGAAATGACTGTAATAACCAGTATTGGACTCATATAGAAAAGTTATGGTAAATGAATTCGAAAATACAATTACAAAAATTAATTTTTATCAATTAATCCTATTTCTCAATTAATTTTAAAATCGGCTTTTCTTAAATAAAACCGAATTTGGTTAAATTTTCGTAAATTTGCATGTGAATTATGCTTAATTGTAACATTAGGCTATTTTTAAAGTTATTGAGTCGTGATGAGTGATTTTAAGATATATTATCAGTTTGAAGAAGACAAAAGAGAAGAGGTTTTGGAAACGACCTCTGATGAGGATATCAATGATTTAATTGTATATAATGATGATGTGAATACATTTGACCACGTCATCAATACATTGATAAAAGTTTGTAAGCATTCTCCAGAGCAAGCCGAACAATGTACATTATTAGTACATTACAAAGGGAAATGCGCTGTAAAGAAAGGTTCTTTTGTTGACTTGATTCCTTACAGACAAGCTATAGTAGATGCAGGAATAAATGCCGAGATAGAATAATATGGAGTTTTCCTCTAAATTAATTGAATCTGCAGTAAATGAATTTTCGAAGCTGCCTGGCATTGGAAAAAAGACTGCATTAAGATTAGTCCTACACTTATTAAAACAAGACGAAAATTTTACTACTGATATTGCGCAATCTCTTGTAGATATGCGTCAGAATATCAAATACTGTAAAAAATGCCACAATATTTCTGATGAAGTGGTTTGTAATATCTGCAAAAGTCATAAAAGGGATAATTCTATTATCTGCTTGGTGGAAGATACTCGTGATGTACTAGCAATAGAAAATACTTCTCAATACAATGGCTTGTACCATGTTTTAGGCGGAATTATTTCTCCTATTGAAGGAATTGGACCAGAAGACCTGACTATAGATAGTTTGATGGAAAGAGTTTCGAACTCAGATTCAGAAGTAAAAGAAATCATTTTCGGACTGTCTCCCACTATGGAAGGCGATACCACTGCTTTCTATATCAGCAAGAAAGTAAAGCAGTTTGGTATTAAAACCAGCACTATTGCCAGAGGAATTCCAATTGGTGGTGAGCTGGAATATGCAGATGAAATTACTTTGGGTAGAAGTATTGTGAGTCGAACGGCTTACGAATAGCCCTAATCCTTAATCCTTTTTCTTGATAGAGAGGGATCGATTATTAGAGTTATTAACTTTAATTAGTTGTCAATCAAGTATTTACAAATAAAGTATCAGTTTTGGCACAATACTTGGTTAATCCTTCATAACACCAAACAATTAAAGTTATGAAGAAGCACATATTACTTCCGTTTGTTTTAGGATTAGGATTATTGTTTTTCTCTAATTCTGCAAAATCTCAAAATTTTCAAATTGTGGCTTCTTTTGGTACAGCACATAACTGGGCAGTTCCAAATGCAGTACTTTATGAAATTGATTACTACTATCCGTATCATCAGATTGTTCATATCAATCGTGAGCAAAGAGGTAGAAATCTATTTTATAATGTTTTGCTAGAGAGAAGAGGTCAGTTTGTGGAATTGTTCTTTGGTAGACACGCAATTATTTTGGATGTCAACTACTACAATAGATATCCATTAGCACAGCATATATGTAGCGGTCATTGTGGTTATCATGGTAACTTTTATAGAGCTCACCAAGTAGTTTGTAATCATAGAGGCCATAGACATGGTCGTCATAATGGGCATAACCACATTGCTTACAGAAGTGGTAGAAATTATAATTCTTATGCAGTTAATAATGGTGCTGTCAATAGAAATGTAAGACCGAGTTATGCGTCAAATAATGTAAGAATAGATTCAAGAAGAAGTTCTTCTAGCCGAAGTTCAGTCGCTAGAAATGATGCTAGGGGTAACTCTAAGAGCAGAGGCAATAACGCTGGATACATAAGAAGCAATTCAAATTCAAGAACCAATAATTCTGAAGGAAGAAGCAATAGCTCAAATTCAAGAGTTACTGAATCCGTTAGAAAACCAAGTTCCGCTGTGAGAGGAAATGGGAAAAATAGAAGTAGTGATAGTAAAAACTCTAGATCTGCAAGTTCTTCTTCCAGAAGTAGAAATTAGTGTAAAGTTTTAATTTAAGTTTGAAGGCCTCAGAAATGAGGTCTTTTTTTTGTGAATAGGTTAAATAATAAAATGACTTTAATTATAACCGTTTATCAATTACATTTTAAATAGTATAAAAAACGATGTAAATTGAAAAATGAATTTAATAATCACTCCAACTATTTATACAGTATGAAAAAACTCTTTACTCTCATTCTCATATTTTTCCTTACAAGTGCTTTGTTTGCTCAAAATCTTCAAAGTCCTGAGCAAAAGTTAGGATATTCATTGGGCGATAAATTTACTTTTCATCATCAAGTTGTAGATTATTTCAAATATCTAGCTGAAAATTCTGATCAAATTATCTTAAAGAAATATGGTGAAACTTATGAAGGAAGACCACTTTATTATGCAGTGATTTCTTCAAAAGAAAATATAGCAAATCTTGACGAAATACAGCGTCAAAACCTTGCGCAAACAGGGCTGAAAGGCAGTTTTGAAGCTGTTGCAGATAAGGCTTTGGTATGGCTGAGCTACAATATTCATGGTAATGAAGCCTCATCAACCGAAGCATCCATGAAAACAGCTTTTGAATTATTGAATGGAGGAATGGAAAGTGAGGAATGGCTAAAAAATACTGTAGTCATAATGGATCCTTGTGTAAACCCAGATGGAAGAGATCGTTATGCTAATTTTTACAGAAGATATGGCGCAATGGATTTTAATCCTAATTTAGAAGCTGTAGAACATGATGAGCCATGGCCAGGTGGTCGACCAAACCACTATTTATTTGATTTGAATAGGGATTGGGCATGGCAAACACAAACTGAATCAAAAGCTAGAATGAAAGCATATCATGAATGGATGCCTCATATTCATGTCGATTTTCATGAACAATCCATCAATAGTCCTTATTATTTTGCTCCTGCAGCTGAGCCACTTCATGAGGTGATTACGGATTGGCAAAAGGATTTTCAAATCCAAATCGGTAAAAATCATGCAAAATATTTTGACCAAAATAATTGGCTATACTTTACCCGCGAAAGGTTTGATTTGTTCTATCCAAGTTATGGAGATACTTATCCAACTTTCAATGGTGCAATAGGAATGACTTATGAACAGGCTGGTAATGGCAGAGCAGGTTTAGGAGCTTTAACTTATTTAGGAGATACGCTTACTTTAAAAGATAGGCTAGAACATCATTTTACTACAGGTATGAGTACGGTTGAGATAGCTTCTCAAAATGCTGAAAAGCTGAATACAGAATTCAGGAAATACTTCTCTAAAAATATTAACAATCCTGAAGATCAATTTAAAACCTATATCATAAAATGGACTGAGGCTAAAAAAGGGGAAATCAAAATCTTATTAGGCTTTTTGGAAGATCAAAAAATAGAAGTAGGACAAGTAGGGAAAGATCAGAAGCTCAGCGGATATAGCTTTTTTGAAAGAAAGGAAAGTGGTTTCATTTCAAATAAAAAGGATTTAGTAATTAGTGCCTATCAACCAAAATCTACCTTAATCCAAGCACTGTTCGATCCTAAGCCACAATATAGTGATTCCCTTACTTATGATATAACCGCTTGGGCGATTCCTTATGCTTATGGATTGGAAACCTATGGTTTGAAAAGTAAAATTGGTTCTCAGCCTATTGTAAATACAAAATTTGTTCAAGAAAATTTACCTCCTGCTTATGCATATGCTGTCAGATGGGAGTCTTTCAATTCTGCTCAGTTTTTGGCAGAAGCACTCAAAAAAGATGTAAATGTTAGAATTGCTTATAAAAACTTGAATTTTAGTAGTAATCAATTTGCAAAAGGAAGTTTAATTATTACTCAAACTAATAATGAACATATCAAGAATCTTAATGAAGAATTGTTGAAGCTTGCAAATCAATTTGAGATTGAAGTTTTTCCTATATCGACAGGTTTCTCGGATAAAATATATGATATAGGTTCATCGGAAATCCAATTTTTACAAGCACCAAAAATAGCAGTCTTAATGGATGAAGGTGTTTCTTCTCTTGCATATGGTGAAATATGGCATTTTTTCGAGCAGTCATTAGATTACCCAATTACTAGCATAAGGTTGAACAGACTTGATAGAATCAATCTTTCATATTATGATCAGATTATTTTGCCGTCAGGCAGTTATTCCAATTTATCAGAAGAAGGAAGAACTCGACTAGAAAGTTTTTCTAAGTCAGGAGGAAAGCTTATCGTGATGGGCTCTGCCATATCGCTTTTTTCTGATAAAGATAATGAAAATTTAAAGTCAAAAGAGGATGAAACTACAGAGGAAGCTCTGGCTTTATACGAAAATGCAGAAAGAAAGCGGTTGTCAAGCAGTATTTTCGGAGCTATTTATGATATCCAGCTGGATAGTAGTCATCCGCTCGCTTTTGGTTTAGGAGATCAATATTTTAGTCTGAAAACTTCTGGTAAAGCCTATGACTATCTGCCAAATGGCTGGAATGTTGGGGTAATTAAATCGAAAAACAGTCATGTCGCAGGCTTTGCAGGATTCAAAGCAAAAGAAAAGCAGCTTAATAGCATGGTGTTTGGTGTTGAGTCCTCTGGACGTGGTGAAATTGTTTATTTACAAGACGATCCTCTTTTTAGAGCTTTTTGGCACCAAGGAAAAATGTTATTTGCCAATGCTTTATTTATGGTAGGAAATGATTAATTCCTTTATGTAAAGTAAAAAGGCTGTTTTTGATTTTAATTATTCAAAAACAGCCTTTTCTTATGATCTGGAAATTTTCTAAAATTCGTATTCAGGAAGTTTCTCCAAAATATCTTCTACCATATCTTCCAAAGTATATGCCGGCTTCCAATTCCAGTCTTTTTGTGCTTGGCTATCATCTATGCTATTGGGCCAAGTGTCGGCAATCTTTTGTCGGTAATCTACATTGTAAGTAATCTTAAAGTCAGGATGTTGTTTTTTGATTACTTCATAAATGTCCTTTGGAGTGAAACTAAGTGCTCCTAAATTGTAACTAGATCGAACACTTATTTTATCTGCAGGTGCCTGCATTAGATCAATAGTTGCTTTAATAGCATCTGGCATATACATCATTGGGAGGTAAGAATCTTCCCTCAAATAGCATTCGAAATCTTCACCATTTAATGCCTTATGGAAAATGTCAACTGCATAGTCAGTAGTTCCTCCGCCGGGCAATGATTTATAGCCAATCAACCCTGGATATCTTAAACTTCTAACATCTACACCATATTTTTCATGGTAATAGGCGCACCATCTTTCCCCTGCTAATTTACTGATGCCATAAACTGTATTAGGATCCATTACGCAATCCTGTGGTGTATTGTCCACTGGAGAGTTTGGACCAAATACTGCAATTGAACTTGGCCAATATATTTTCGAGAGTTTTTTCTGTCTGGCGACTTCTAAGACGTTAAGCAGACTTTGCATATTAAGATCCCATGCAAAAATCGGGTTTTGCTCCCCCTTGGCAGATAATATCGCTGCTAGCATGTAGATCTCAGTGATATTATATTGATCAACTATTTTAGCCAGTTTTTCAGCATTCATGACGTCCAATTGTTCAAAAGGCTCATTCGGAAGAGGTGCTTTTCTTGGAGCTTGAATATCAGATGCAATTACATTAGCGCTTCCATAAATCGCTCTCAATTCAGTTGTAAGCTCTGTTCCTAGCTGACCATTTGCTCCTATTACTAATATCGTATTCGTTTCCATCGGTAAAATTTTGCACGAATTTCGTTATTTTATTTTGCTAAAAAAATAAATGGAATGAATTGACAATATTTTGTGTTAAAAGGCTGTAATAAGCGGAGCCTTATTTAGAAAAATAATAAATAAGCAGAACTACTTACATCTATTTTATTTCCTGTTACTTAAAAGTTATTTTTGCGTATTCGTTTTAGAATTATGAAAGAAAATTTCAAAGCAATAAGTTTATCATTCAAAAATGCCCCTATCGAAATTAGGGAGCAAGTCTCTCTTAATGACGAGGCTATTGGTAGATTATTGAACTATTTCAAAGAGTTTACCACTGTTTCCGATGTGTTGGTGCTATCCACTTGCAATAGAACAGAGATTTACTATTTCAATGAAGAAGAACTTTCTGAAGATATCATTAAATTAATAGGGATTGAAAAAGGAATCAGTGATTTTGGTTCATTTAAACCCTATTTTGAAATCATTAATGAACATTTACCAGCAGTTGAAAGGTTATTTAGAGTAGCAATGGGCTTAGAAGCTCAAGTTGTTGGTGATATTCAAATTTCAAATCAAGTAAAAAGAGCCTATCAACTTTCAGCTGATTTACAATTGGCAGGTCCTTTCTTGCATCGACTGATGCATACTATATTCTTTACCAATAAAAGAGTAGTGCAAGAAACTCCATTTAGAGATGGTGCTGCTTCAGTTTCTTATGCAGCAACTGAATTAGTGAAAACGCTAACTTCGGATATTAAGAATCCTAGGGTTTTGGTAGTAGGAGTAGGTGAAATAGGTGAAGACGTTTGTAGAAACCTTGTGGGAGATAGTAGGCTTTCAGTTAAAATCACCAATAGAACAGAAGAAAAAGCTAAGGCTTTAGCAGCAGAATGTAATTTTGGGGTCCATCCTTTTACTGAATTGTGGGAAGGTGTAAATGAGGCCGATGTAATTGTTTCTTCCGTGGGAGCATCAGAACCAATATTTACTAAAGAGAAGGTAGATGCTTTAGATATTTTAAGCTTCAAATATTTCATTGATTTATCCGTTCCTCGTTCAGTAAGTAATGAAGTAGAGGAAAATCCAGCTGCTTTGGTTTACAATGTTGACAGTGTGAGAAGTAAAGCGGATGAGGCTTTAGAAAAAAGAATTACGGCCATACCTCAAGTTGAGGATATTATTGAAGAGTCGATGGAGGAATTCAATGATTGGTCAAAAGAAATGGCTGTTTCTCCTACTATTAATAATCTCAAAAATGCACTTGAGCAGATAAGGCAAGAAGAACTTGCTCGTTATCTGAAAGAAATTGAAAGTGAGGACCGTAAAATTGTAGATAAGGTGACCAAGAGCATGATGCAAAAAATCTTGAAATTGCCTGTACTTCAATTAAAAGCTGCTTGCAAAAGGGGCGAAGAAGAAACCTTAATAGGGGTTTTAAATGATTTATTTAATCTTGAAAAAGATACTGAAAAAAAGTAAATCAATAATGCTTGTAGGATAAATGCTTATCCTCTATTTTTGCCAATAAATTATAAAGAAAAAGATATGTTTTACGATATACCGGTAACAGAAGGAGCCAATACATTTTTTTGGATTTTAGTCACTTTAGTGGGCTTAGTAAATGCTATTGCATTTATTGACAAAAGAAATACTGACAAAGAGGAGTCAGAATCTTAATTTTGATCAGTATTAAATTGACATAGTATGAAAAGAATATCCATAATTTTCATACTTTTTTTATGTCTTGTTTCTAGTAAAGAAATAAGGAGCCAATCTTATTTAGGGGTAAAAGGTGGTGCCAATATTCCTTTTGTGAATTATGCTGATTTCACAAATACACCTATTTCAGCCCGATTCTCAACTGCTTATTTTGTTAGTTCAACTTTTGGGATTTCTTATCGCCATATGCAAAGTGACAAAATTGGTGTTCAGGTTGATATAAATTATTCTACAAAAGGCTGGGGGCAAAACACTCTAGATTCTACCAATACCGTCTTTACGAATACTTCTATTACACAAATTGCATATTTAGAAATGCCTTTTTATTTGCACTGGCAAATTTTTGGGACGGATAAATTTAAATTTTTTGTAGATGCTGGAATGTATGTTGCATGGGCATTAAATGCTTCCACTACAACTGAGAATGATCAGGGGCTTGATCAAATTCAGATTTATTATTCTGTGGAGAATGATAATCGGGGAGATTTCGGTCTAGCAGGTGGAGTTGGATTGTCTTATGACTTCTCAGTTTTCGTTCTTCAAATAGATGGAACATTTAAATCAGGATTCGCCAATATTCTACCTGTAAATCATTTCGTACGGGAAAACCCTACCGTCTCTACTAATCAGGTAACCGCCATTCAATTAAGTTTACTTTTCCCACTTTTCAAAGGGTCGAAATAGACTAGGGATTAAAAATAATCTTTCGTATTTTACCCTTTTTATCTATGCAAAGGAACTGTTTTGGTAGTGTATTATGTATTTATGATACCAAATAAGCAGCGCTAATACCTTGGGCCAAACTTTTAACACCTTTATATAAATATGAAAAGCTACCTATTTTTATCCTTGTACATATTTTTTTCAACTTTTCTTTATGCGCAACAAAAACCTATTGAGATTCATTATAAGAAATCTGAGGAGGGCTTTGTGTTTTATGCTAATAATACTGAGCCAATTCCCTATACTGTTAAAATAAATTTTCAAAAGTTGGAGAATTTATACTCCCGATCAGGTGAGAAAAATTTCACAAGAACTATTCCTGCCAATACCTCCAATCTGGAAATTCTTGAACTAAAAAAAATGAAAGTAGATAAAGGGACTTCATTTGATTTTAATTTCCTCTATAATATCGGAGATCAATCGCTGGAAGTTGATACTGAATTTCCATATTTATTGCCTTTCAAACATGGGAAAAGAGTTAGAGTGGGGCAAGGTAATAATGGTGCTGGAACCCATAGAGGAATTAATGCGATTGACTTTAATTTAGAAATAGGAGATAGTATATATGCCGCCAGAAGTGGAATAGTGGTTGAGGTTAAGGAAGATTCTAATGTTGGTGGTAACGATCCAAAATTTGAGCCCTACGGTAATTTCATAAAAGTTTATCATGATGATGGTACAATTGGAAGTTATGTTCATTTAGTGCAAAAGGGGAGTTTTGTTAAAAAGGGAGATCAAATTCAAAAAGGGCAATTGATTGGGATTAGCGGAAATACTGGATGGAGTTCTGGCCCTCATTTACATTTTATGGTTGCTCAAAATAAAGATTTTCGAAATATTACCTTACCTATTAAATTTTTGAACTATAAAAAGCAATTGTTTATCCCGTTGGAGTCGAATAGCTATTATGCATACCATCCTGATAAGCCAGATTTTGAGGTTCAGGACAGTTTTCAAGAATCTAAGTTCGAAGCTGAATTAAAACCATCAGACTTGGACAATACAATAGAATTTGAAACAGAAGAATATGGCGACTACGTTTTGATCTATGTTAATAATGGGATGAATACAGAAATGAATGGGATTTTGAAAATACAATTGAAAAACCTGAAAAGCACTAAAAAATTGCCTTATAGATTCACTGTTCCAGCTCAAACGAGGATGTATTTATTGGCATTGAGCCCTGATGACAGCGGATCATCATTTGGATATCAACTTTCAGGAGAATTTAATTAGATTATTAGATTTTAGATCAACCCAATAGTGCTGATAACGTATGTAGCAACATGGAAAAAGCAAAATTATTATATTTTTACGATCCTTTGTGTGGATGGTGTTTTGGATTTAGTCCGGTAATTAAGAAACTGGAAAAAGATTTTCAGGAACAAATAGATTTTGAAGCCATTAGTGGTGGAATGGTGCTTGGTGATAGAATAAAACCTCTGAGTGAGATGAAGCATTACTTACAAGAAGCAATGCCTCGCTTGGAGGAAATGACTGGAGTTCAATTTGGTAAACCCTACCTAGAGATTTTGGAAGAGGGAAGCTTATTGCTTAATTCTGAATTGCCTTGCATTGCTATGACGGTCTACAAATCTATGACCAACAAATCAAGCATTGATTTTGCCTCTGCTCTACAGTCAGCTTTATATGAAAACGGAGTAAACCTCAATGAGATTGATAATTACCAGGAATTAGTAGAAAGCTTTGACTTGCCTTGGGAAGTATTTAGAAGTAAAATGGAAGACTCAGCTTACAAAGAAAAAACTTATCAAGAATTTCAAATTGGTCAGCAAATGGGAATTGGTGGCTTTCCATCAGTTGTTCTAAGTATTGGCAAACAAGGCTATCTAATTGCAAGAGGCTATAGGCCAGAGTCAGAAATGAAAACTGTAATTGAAGAAATACTCAGTAAAGAAACAGCTGATTCAAAATAATCTACTCAATCACAAGTCAAATGGGATGAGTTCATTAAAAGTGAATCCATCCCTTTTTTATTATTATTTACCACTTCTTCAAATTCAATCCATAAAACCGCTTCATCAATTATTCTAATTGATTACCTTTGCCCAAAATTTGAATTAAGATTTTATCATGCATAGGACACATCATTGCGGAGAGTTAAGAATAGAAAACAAAGGAGAGAAAGTAATTTTAAGCGGTTGGGTACAAAGAGTACGTAATAAAGGCGGCTTGCTTTGGATTGATTTGCGCGATCGTTACGGAATCACACAACTTTTATGTGAAGAAGGAAAAACGAATGAAGACATTCTGAAAGTCGCACGAAAAGTAGGTAGGGAATTTGTTTTGCAAGCTAAAGGCGAAGTTTTGGAGCGCTTCTCTAAAAATGATAAAATGGCTACTGGGGATGTTGAAATATTCCTGGAAGAATTGAATATCCTTAATGCTGCTAAAACACCGCCTTTCACTA
Protein-coding sequences here:
- a CDS encoding M23 family metallopeptidase, whose product is MKSYLFLSLYIFFSTFLYAQQKPIEIHYKKSEEGFVFYANNTEPIPYTVKINFQKLENLYSRSGEKNFTRTIPANTSNLEILELKKMKVDKGTSFDFNFLYNIGDQSLEVDTEFPYLLPFKHGKRVRVGQGNNGAGTHRGINAIDFNLEIGDSIYAARSGIVVEVKEDSNVGGNDPKFEPYGNFIKVYHDDGTIGSYVHLVQKGSFVKKGDQIQKGQLIGISGNTGWSSGPHLHFMVAQNKDFRNITLPIKFLNYKKQLFIPLESNSYYAYHPDKPDFEVQDSFQESKFEAELKPSDLDNTIEFETEEYGDYVLIYVNNGMNTEMNGILKIQLKNLKSTKKLPYRFTVPAQTRMYLLALSPDDSGSSFGYQLSGEFN
- the recR gene encoding recombination mediator RecR is translated as MEFSSKLIESAVNEFSKLPGIGKKTALRLVLHLLKQDENFTTDIAQSLVDMRQNIKYCKKCHNISDEVVCNICKSHKRDNSIICLVEDTRDVLAIENTSQYNGLYHVLGGIISPIEGIGPEDLTIDSLMERVSNSDSEVKEIIFGLSPTMEGDTTAFYISKKVKQFGIKTSTIARGIPIGGELEYADEITLGRSIVSRTAYE
- a CDS encoding ribbon-helix-helix protein, CopG family; the encoded protein is MLTTRLTSAEEKKLAEYCEQNGLSKSQVVKEALAQYLTKKSEVSAYETGQDLFGAASSNETDRSTTYKQRLRKMLNEKHSH
- a CDS encoding M14 metallopeptidase family protein → MKKLFTLILIFFLTSALFAQNLQSPEQKLGYSLGDKFTFHHQVVDYFKYLAENSDQIILKKYGETYEGRPLYYAVISSKENIANLDEIQRQNLAQTGLKGSFEAVADKALVWLSYNIHGNEASSTEASMKTAFELLNGGMESEEWLKNTVVIMDPCVNPDGRDRYANFYRRYGAMDFNPNLEAVEHDEPWPGGRPNHYLFDLNRDWAWQTQTESKARMKAYHEWMPHIHVDFHEQSINSPYYFAPAAEPLHEVITDWQKDFQIQIGKNHAKYFDQNNWLYFTRERFDLFYPSYGDTYPTFNGAIGMTYEQAGNGRAGLGALTYLGDTLTLKDRLEHHFTTGMSTVEIASQNAEKLNTEFRKYFSKNINNPEDQFKTYIIKWTEAKKGEIKILLGFLEDQKIEVGQVGKDQKLSGYSFFERKESGFISNKKDLVISAYQPKSTLIQALFDPKPQYSDSLTYDITAWAIPYAYGLETYGLKSKIGSQPIVNTKFVQENLPPAYAYAVRWESFNSAQFLAEALKKDVNVRIAYKNLNFSSNQFAKGSLIITQTNNEHIKNLNEELLKLANQFEIEVFPISTGFSDKIYDIGSSEIQFLQAPKIAVLMDEGVSSLAYGEIWHFFEQSLDYPITSIRLNRLDRINLSYYDQIILPSGSYSNLSEEGRTRLESFSKSGGKLIVMGSAISLFSDKDNENLKSKEDETTEEALALYENAERKRLSSSIFGAIYDIQLDSSHPLAFGLGDQYFSLKTSGKAYDYLPNGWNVGVIKSKNSHVAGFAGFKAKEKQLNSMVFGVESSGRGEIVYLQDDPLFRAFWHQGKMLFANALFMVGND
- a CDS encoding porin family protein is translated as MKRISIIFILFLCLVSSKEIRSQSYLGVKGGANIPFVNYADFTNTPISARFSTAYFVSSTFGISYRHMQSDKIGVQVDINYSTKGWGQNTLDSTNTVFTNTSITQIAYLEMPFYLHWQIFGTDKFKFFVDAGMYVAWALNASTTTENDQGLDQIQIYYSVENDNRGDFGLAGGVGLSYDFSVFVLQIDGTFKSGFANILPVNHFVRENPTVSTNQVTAIQLSLLFPLFKGSK
- a CDS encoding NAD-dependent epimerase/dehydratase family protein gives rise to the protein METNTILVIGANGQLGTELTTELRAIYGSANVIASDIQAPRKAPLPNEPFEQLDVMNAEKLAKIVDQYNITEIYMLAAILSAKGEQNPIFAWDLNMQSLLNVLEVARQKKLSKIYWPSSIAVFGPNSPVDNTPQDCVMDPNTVYGISKLAGERWCAYYHEKYGVDVRSLRYPGLIGYKSLPGGGTTDYAVDIFHKALNGEDFECYLREDSYLPMMYMPDAIKATIDLMQAPADKISVRSSYNLGALSFTPKDIYEVIKKQHPDFKITYNVDYRQKIADTWPNSIDDSQAQKDWNWKPAYTLEDMVEDILEKLPEYEF
- a CDS encoding ATP-dependent Clp protease adaptor ClpS, which encodes MSDFKIYYQFEEDKREEVLETTSDEDINDLIVYNDDVNTFDHVINTLIKVCKHSPEQAEQCTLLVHYKGKCAVKKGSFVDLIPYRQAIVDAGINAEIE
- a CDS encoding sodium:solute symporter, coding for MSPILVITVISVYFLVLMGISYLTSRKNDNLTFFTANRQSPWYLVAFGMIGASLSGVTFISVPGEVGNTAFAYFQVVMGYLVGYLVIATVLLPLYYRLNLISIYTYLEQRFGKYSYKSGAFFFLLSRIVGSSFRLFLVAGVLQLAIFDAYGWPFSVTVAITIALIWLYTFRGGIKTIVWTDTLQTLFMISAVAISIYLMKDALDMSWFQLTEKVSASGYSEIFVWDWQSGQNFFKQFISGAFIAIVMTGLDQDMMQKNLTCRSLKDAQKNMFWFCIVLVIVNFMFLSMGALLYIYAGEMNIAIPTRTDDLYPLLALEHFPLIAGVVFLLGIIAAAYSSADSALTALTTSFCVDFLGLGQDDKPISKKIRIRVHLAFSVILFLVIIAFKAINDQSVITAVFKAAGYTYGPILGLFTFGLITKYQLKDQWVPVVAVVSPILSYIINDNSEIWFSGYKFGFEILVVNGLLTFFGLFLIKKSKLELAD
- the hemA gene encoding glutamyl-tRNA reductase, encoding MKENFKAISLSFKNAPIEIREQVSLNDEAIGRLLNYFKEFTTVSDVLVLSTCNRTEIYYFNEEELSEDIIKLIGIEKGISDFGSFKPYFEIINEHLPAVERLFRVAMGLEAQVVGDIQISNQVKRAYQLSADLQLAGPFLHRLMHTIFFTNKRVVQETPFRDGAASVSYAATELVKTLTSDIKNPRVLVVGVGEIGEDVCRNLVGDSRLSVKITNRTEEKAKALAAECNFGVHPFTELWEGVNEADVIVSSVGASEPIFTKEKVDALDILSFKYFIDLSVPRSVSNEVEENPAALVYNVDSVRSKADEALEKRITAIPQVEDIIEESMEEFNDWSKEMAVSPTINNLKNALEQIRQEELARYLKEIESEDRKIVDKVTKSMMQKILKLPVLQLKAACKRGEEETLIGVLNDLFNLEKDTEKK